TGTCGGTGCAGGGTCAGTTTTACCTCGGCTCAATCTTGCTCATCTCCCTACTCGCCTGGATGACGCGCTCATCCCGGATTGTCGGGACTGTCACCTCACCAGTGGAGGCGAAGCGTACCGACGCTACTGGCGGTAGACTCCGCCGAATCCTCACCCCGTTGCTGGCAGTTATCACTCTCGGCTCGCTTGCCTATGCCTTCTATATGCACTCCGAGAACCAGGGGTGGAACTACTACTCCACTGTCAGCCGCCTCTGGGAACTCTGCCTCGGCGCACTACTCGGACTGATTCTTGTCCGGGGCTCCATCCCCATGCCCACGCCTCTACGAGTGCTGTTAGCAGGCATCGGCCTCGCACTGGTGGTCTCCACCGGTTTCATCTTCGACGGTGCCGCACAGTTCCCAGGCCCTTGGACACTATGGCCCCTCGGAGGTGCTGCGCTGATTATTATCGCTGGCCCCGAGGCGGGTTGGATCTCCAAGTTCCTGGCCAGCCGCCCAATGCGCGAGATAGGCCAGAGCGCCTACGCGCTCTACCTGTGGCACTGGCCTCTTCTCATCCTGGCCATAAACTACCTCAACCGCGATACTCCGGGGTTGAAGCTTGGCACCGCAGTGATTGTCGTTTCCTTCATTTTGGCCAAGCTCACCAACAAGTATGTCGAGCTGCCACTGGCTCAATCGACTCGCCGACCGACCCGGACTCAGCCCGTCGTCGGCGATGCAATCCACGCAATTAAGCATCGTCACCCGGCTCGTCGCCAAGCGGTAGCCGGCGCTGTTGTAATCATTGCGTTGGTTGGCATGACCAGCCTTGTCAACGTGCAGCAGCTGCGCGTCAATCGTGCCTCTGCCACCAGCCTAGATCCAATGGTCTATCCAGGTGCGCTCGCGCTTACCGACGGGTACGAGGTGCCGAAGGCAGCCACAAAGCCGAATACCGATTTCATCACTGACCTCTGGCCGGAACCCGCCCTCGATGGTTGCCTTGTGACAGGCGGCGAAGACGTCGGGTATTTCCCGCCGAATCGCCGTTGGCGCGATGAGACCCAACCGTGTGTTTACGGTGACCCGGATGCTAGTGAATCGATTGTCATCATCGGGGGCTCGCACATGGAACACTGGTTCGCCCCAATTGATGCCTACGGCAAGAAGCACGGTTACCGAGTGGTCGTTCTCCTTCGACAGGGCTGTCCAGCGACTTTAGAACCAATCCACGGAGTCGGCGACATCTGCGTGCCCTGGACTTTCGAGGCACTGCAGAAAATTGACGAGGTTCAGCCAGAGATGGTTTTCACCACCTCGACCAGGCCCTTATTCCAGGCGGACCCACCGCAGCCCGGCGACTATACGCCGGATGGCTATGTCTCGTTTTTCACTGCTCTACAAGAACGCGAAATTGATTTCTTCGCAATCCGCGATAACCCGTGGGCGCTACGGGAGGACTTGAGTCAGTTCTCCCCAAGCGTGTGCGACGAAGCGAACGAAGATTGCACCATCCACCGCAAAACTGCTCTAAATGCAGAAAATCCCGCTGAGGAAATTCTTGCAAACTTCCCCAACGGGCACAGTCTAGATTTTTCCGACATCTTCTGTGGCCCGACTACCTGCCGCAATGTTATCGGTAATATCTACGTCTACCGCGACAGCAATCACATCACCGATGAACTAGCGGCCACCTTCAGTGCCGAAATGGGCCGCCAGATCCAGGAGAGCCTGCGGGGCTAGCTACTTCTTGCCCCAGCTACTTCTTGCCCTGCCCGAAGTCGAGATTATTGAGGTCAAAGCCCTCCATGCCTTCTGGCAGCTGGTTGCCCATCTGCTTCTGTAGCTTCTGCAGCTCGGCCATGCTAGGCATCCCCGGCATGCCCTGCATACCGGGCATTCCGCCACCGCGCATTGCCTTCGGCGGCGTCGGGCCGCGGTTAGCGCCCTTGCGCTTATTCTTGCCCTTGCCCTTTCGGCCACGCTTGGCCTTGCGGTTCGATGGGCGGCCACCGCCCATACCGAAACGACCGGCCATCTGAGCCATCATCTTGCGTGCCTCATTGAAGCGCTCGATGAGCTGGTTAACCTCCGAAACAGACACACCGGAACCGTTGGCGATACGACGACGTCGTGAAGCGTTCAGAATCTTCGGATTCTCGCGCTCTTCCGGAGTCATACCGCGGATAATCGCCTCGATGCGGTCAAGCTGCTTTTCATCGACCATTTCCGCGGCCTTGGACATTTCCGCGCCGCCGGGGAGCATCTTGAGGATGTTGCCGATTGGGCCCATCTTGCGGACCATCATCATCTGCTCGAGGAAGTCCTCGAGAGTCAACTCGCCCGAACCAATCTTCTGGGCAGACTTTGCAGCCTGCTCATGATCAATTTCCTTGGAAGCGACCTCAACCAACGTCTTCAGGTCACCCATGCCCAGGATGCGGCTGGCCATGCGGTCTGGGTGGAAGACGTCAAAGTCCTCCAACTTCTCGCCCGTGGAGGCGAACAGAATCGGCTTACCTGTGACCTCACGGATAGACAGTGCAGCGCCACCGCGCGCGTCGCCATCGAGCTTGGTCAGTACAACACCGGTGAAGTCAACGCCATCTCGGAAGGCCTTGGCGGTCTCTACCGCGTCCTGACCAATCATGGAGTCGATGACAAACAGAACTTCATGCGGGTTGATGGCATCGCGAATATCGCGGGCTTGCTTCATCAGAACCTCATCGATACCCAGGCGACCTGCGGTATCGATAATCACCACATCGTGGCGATGCTGGCGAGCATAAGCGAGGCCACGGAACGCGGCGTCAACTGGGTTGTCCTCGCTGGTGCCCATTTCATGGGTGGAATCGAGGCTGGTGCCCGGGAACGGTGCGAAGCACGGCACGCCTGCACGCTCAGCCACGATTTCCAGCTGCTGCACCGCACCTGGGCGCTGCAGGTCGCAGGCGACGAGAACTGGGGTGTGCCCCTGATCCGTGAGGTACCTGGCCAATTTACCGGCCAAGGTGGTCTTACCAGCACCCTGCAGACCGGCCAGCATGATAACCGTTGGCGGCTGCTTCGACATATTGAGACGTCGAGTCTCGCCACCGAGGATGTTGATCAGTTCCTCATTGACAACCTCAATGATTTGGTTGGCCGGGTTGACCGTCTGGCTGCCAATAATTTCGTTAGCGCGTTCCTTGATGCGCTTGATGAAGGTACGGACAACCTCAAGGGAGACATCGGCTTCCAGAAGAGCCAGCCGAATCTCGCGGGCGGTGGCGTTAATATCCGCCTCAGTCAGGCGACCCTTCCCGCCCAGCCCCCGCAGGGCACCCGTCAAACGATCGGAAAGAGACTCAAACAAGTTTCCAGCTCCCCTTTTGCCTTATCTTTTCTTAACTGTTCTACCGTACCCGCTGGCTACTCCGTTTGGCACATATCTACAGCTTCGCCTATCGACAACAATTGCATCCCATCCACCCTAAACACCCCGATTCGGGTGTAACCAATAGGAAGTAGAAATCGGCAATAGAGTGAAGCTCTTTTATTCTCGGGAACGTTAAATTACTATTCATTATTTTAACGTGACAATTAAACACGACCTAAGACAGGGTTGTCCCACTGCATAAAGAACGTTTACACAACCTATCTACCGCCAGGTAGATAACAGACAAGTAACGCCAATAGCCAACTTTTACTAAGGACGATCCTAGTGCACGCCTCCCCCGAAATGGTGCAAACTAAATTGCAAACCGGCAGCATTACAGCAGGTCAAAGTGTGCCACTACACACCTAGAGTTATCCCTATAACTACTTCCAATGCCATGCATATATCAACCAGTTTATGGTTAGCCATGAACCTAGTTAACCGCAGTTGGCCTGGTTTTATTTTCCGCCGTGCACGATGAGGGATGAACGGCGAAATCATATTCATCGGTCTCTGACCGTTTGACTCCTTGGGAGGTTTTCATGAAGAAGTTCACTACGGCTATCGCCGCCACCTTCTCCGCCAGCATGATTGCAAGCGCAGGCATCGCTACTGCACAGATTCCGGCCCCAATGCCGACCGAGTGCCCCGCCGGCCAGCACTTTGAAAACGTCGACGGCACTTTCCAGTGCGTTGCAGACCAGCCTGAGCAGGATTCCGCTGACGGAATTCCGGCCCCAATGCCGGACAAGTGCCCAGACGGCCAGCACTTTGAAAACGTCGGCGGAACCTTCCAGTGCGTCGCGGACAAGGAAGCCCCTAAGCCTGAAACGCCGGGCAACAATGAGTCCCAGCCCGGCAACCTCGGAAACCCAGGTATTTCTGATAAGCAGTGCCCGGAGGGCGAGCACTTCGACATGAGCAAGCCAGTTCCGGGCAACCCGAACGTCTTCGGTGCCTGCGTCAAGGACGAGACGAAGCCGGATACTGACAAGCCAGGCAAGGACAAGCCGGATACTGACAAGCCAGGCAAGGACGGCAAACCGGGCAAAGACGGCAAGGATGTCAAGGTAAACGTTGACATCAAGATCTCTGCTGAGTGCAAGAACGAAAACAAGTGCACGAAGGAAGAGAAGAAGGCCAAGGAAAAGGCTGAGAAGAAGGCGTCCGAGTCCAAGAAGACGACCTATTCCGAGAACGTAAAGAAGGTTTCAGACTCCAAGAAGTCTGAGCAGAATAACTCTGAGTCCAAGAAGGCTTCTTCCACTCAGAGCACTGGCCTAGCAGCCACCGGCGTTGACGCCACCACCCTGGGCGGAGCCGCTCTGGTTCTTCTGGTCGGCGGTGTCGCTGCTACCCGCATCGCCCGCAAGAACCGCTAAGAAGCTTAGGGTTCTACCCCGCTAGCGAAACGTAAACTGCTCCTGATGCCAATTCAGCATCGGGAGCATTTTTGCGTGTCATATCTTCGAAACGTTATAACTCCTATAGCTCGAACCATAAACCGCACAGATACCGATTTTTTACCAAACCGCTACGCCCCACCCGCCTTTCGCCACCCCGACACGATTAGGAAGCACCATTCGCCAGCAAAGATGAGCGAAAGCTATAAGACATTAGAAGACTCGGCTCCATTAGCGAAGACAGAAAAGCCCTATGCCGAGTCGACAGTGGCAAGTTCTATAAACGCTCCAACCACAACGGGTGTACACACTCAGCGTTGTAAATATAAGTTCCCACTTTCCTCTACTGAGGTTTGGACGAGTCAACAATTTTGCTTTACCCCCTCCCCAAACCCATGCCACTAAAGACTTTAATTAGTTATTAGAATCAAATGTGTGAACAGTGTTCCCCCTTAAGCCCATTGATTGCAGGGCTTTCCTATAGACATTGTGAGGTTTCCAAATGAAGAAGCTCTCTTCGACCATGGTGGCCGCTGCCGCTTCAGCCGGCATGCTCATCGGCGTTGGCGCCGCCACCGCACAGATTCCTGACCCCGCCCCATCGGAATGCCCCGCCGGTCAACATTTTGAAAATGTTGGCGGTACTTTCCAGTGTGTAGATGACGCGGCAAACCCGGATCCAGGAGGTTCATCGAACGATGGCATCCCACCGGGCGTTGAGGACACCCAGACCTGTCCCGACGGTTCCCCGCGGGATATGAGCAAGATTGACCCGGCAACCGGAGCTTACGGCGCGTGTGGCACTTCAGATGATTCCGGCCCAACTCCGGAGCCTGACGAAGATGCCCCAGAGAATGACGGAATTCCGCCGGGAGTCGATGACACCGCAACGTGCCCCGATGGTTCCCCGCGGGATATGAGCAAGATCGACCCGGCAACCGGAGTCTACGGCTACTGTCCAACTTCCGACGATGAAAACCCAGACGATGACGCACCGGGGGATGATGAAAACCCAGGTGACGAACGGCCTGGGGACGACAAGAATCCTGGGGAGGAAAATCCAGGAGACAAGCCCGACAACCCTAAGAATGACGGTAAGCAAACCGGGACCAAGAACACTGGTCTAGCAGTCACTGGTGTTCAGGCGACTGCCCTCGGCGGTGCGGCTCTCGCACTCCTGGTCGGTGGCGTGGCAGCTACCCGCCTCGCACGCAAGAATTCTAAGGATTCCTAGCACAACTCTCCGCTAGATTCCTAGCCCCTCAACAGTAAAAGCCCCGGAGCCCCGCGTATCCTCTACAGAAATCTACGCGGTGGCTCCGAGGCCTTTACTTTTTGCCGGGAGGGGGCAACGACCGACGCTGTACTCACCAATCAATGGAAAATTCACTCATCGATGTTAGTTACTATTTGCGGCCGCCGAGCAGTGCGTCTACAAAGCTCTCCGGCTCAAACGGCGCCAGGTGGTCAGCACCTTCACCAAGGCCAACCAACTTCACCGGTACACCGAGCTCGTTTTGCACCTGGAATACAATGCCGCCCTTCGCGGTACCGTCCAGCTTGGTCAGAGCAACGCCGGTGATGTCTACAACATCCCGGAAAGTACGAGCCTGCAGCAGACCATTTTGGCCAACCGTCGCGTCCAAAACCAGGATGACTTCATCAACCTGAGCCTTCTTCTCCACCACGCGCTTAATCTTGTCCAGTTGGTCCATCAGTCCGACCTTGGTGTGCAGGCGGCCGGCGGTGTCGATGAGCACCACATCAGCGCCGGACTCGATACCGTGAGCAACTGCCTCAAATGCAATAGAAGCAGGATCCGCGCCTTCAGCGCCACGAACGGTCTCGGCACCGACACGACGGCCCCAGGTTTCCAGCTGATCTGCAGCAGCGGCACGGAAAGTGTCCGCTGCACCGAGAACAACATGGTGGCCACCGGCCACCAGCACACGAGCCAGTTTGCCCGTCGTCGTGGTCTTACCAGTGCCGTTGACACCGACCACCAGAATCACTGCGGGCTTGCCCTCGTGCGGAAGTGCGCGAATGGAGCGATCCATCTCAGGCTTGCACTCCTCAATCAGCACCTCACGCAGCAGGGCGCGTGCCTGTTCTTCCGTGCTCACCTTCTGGCTGGCAATACGCTCACGCAGCTTATCGACGACACGCTGCGTCGCAGCCGCACCGAGGTCAGCCATCACCAGGATGTCCTCGACCTCTTCCCACGCGTCCTCATCAAGGTCACCCGCGCCCAAGATGCCGAGCACAGACTGGCCAATTGCATTCTGCGACCGGGACAGACGACCGCGCAGGCGACCCAGACGTCCCTCAGCCGGGTCAATGGAGTCAATCTGCTGTTCCGCTTCTGGCTCCGGCGTCGGCTCCGGCTCTGGCGTCGGTTCTGGCGTCGGCTCTGGCGTCGGTTCTGGTTCGGGAGTCGGCTCCGGCTCCGGCACCGGTTCAGGAGCAGAAACTACCTCTACCTCAGGCTCTGCTTGGGGCTCTGGTTGTGGTTCCGGCTCGGGCTCTGATTCCTCTTCTCCGGCCGTAGGCAAATCGATTGGGATTTCCCGCATTACGCGGTCGTGATCCCCCTCCATTTCGGTGGGGTTATCGGGAATAGGCAGTTGGCCTTCCGGCTTCAGCAGGGAGCCATCCGTCGACTTATCAACGGGCTCATCTGCCCGCTTTTCAACTGGTTCCGGGACCTGCTTTTCAATGGGCTTTTCCACCGGCTTGGGCATCGGTTTTTCAACCGGCTGCTTCTCACGGGTATCAGTTCCACTACCGGCCGGAGCGAAGTTAAAACCACTAGTGGCCTGGTAATTTCCAGACTTCTCCTGCTGGGTGAGTTCCTTAGTATCTTCCTTCGCAAAGGAAATGCGCTGGTTTTTCCTGCGGACATAGCCCACAACAAAAAGCAGCGCGATAATAACGACAATCGCGACGACAAGGAGTATCCACTGAGTTGGAGTCATAACTCTCATTATGCAGTATCAACGACTCTTCCTCACTTACTCCGCGCCTACTCCGCTCCTGTCGACGGAGTTGCGGATGCCGGTGACATTCGCTGCGAGATTACTCGAGTCACACCATCGCCCCGCATGGTCACACCGTAGAGCACATTCGCAACGTCCATTGTTGGCTTCTGGTGCGTAATGACAATCAGCTGACTGGTCGCGCGGAGTTCCTCGAGCAACGCAATAAGGCGACGCAGGTTAACGTCGTCAAGCGCTGCCTCCACCTCGTCGAGCACGTAAAACGGACTCGGGCGAGCGCGGAAAATAGCAACGAGCATTGCCAGCGCCGTCAGCGACTTCTCGCCGCCGGAGAGCAACGAGAGTCGCTTGACCTTTTTGCCCGGTGGGCGAGCTTCAACCTCGATACCTGTGGTTAGCAGGTTGTCAGGCTCAGTGAGAACCAGTCGTCCGTCACCGCCCGGGAAAAGCGTTTGGAAGACCGCGGGGAATTCTGCCTCGACATCGTTCCACGCGTCTGTGAAGAGCTGCAGAATCGTGGCATCGACTTCCTCGACAACATCGGTGAGGTCCTGGCGGGCCTTGAGGACATCATCGAGCTGCGTGGATAGGAAAGAGTAGCGCTCCTCCATCGCCTTATACTCCTCCAGCGCCAACGGGTTGACGCGGCCGAGCACACGCAGATCCTTCTCCGCCTGTTTGAGCTG
The nucleotide sequence above comes from Corynebacterium amycolatum. Encoded proteins:
- a CDS encoding acyltransferase family protein — its product is MKTTGTQYRYDLDGLRGISIALVVLFHVYVGRVSGGVDVFLLLSGFFFFGAQYRNAINPRQSINPWWSIWRTLRRLIPTLVLVLFATTLFVIYFIPSLRTIDIAQQLRASLLYYQNYELALQGSDYAAAESETSPLQHLWSMSVQGQFYLGSILLISLLAWMTRSSRIVGTVTSPVEAKRTDATGGRLRRILTPLLAVITLGSLAYAFYMHSENQGWNYYSTVSRLWELCLGALLGLILVRGSIPMPTPLRVLLAGIGLALVVSTGFIFDGAAQFPGPWTLWPLGGAALIIIAGPEAGWISKFLASRPMREIGQSAYALYLWHWPLLILAINYLNRDTPGLKLGTAVIVVSFILAKLTNKYVELPLAQSTRRPTRTQPVVGDAIHAIKHRHPARRQAVAGAVVIIALVGMTSLVNVQQLRVNRASATSLDPMVYPGALALTDGYEVPKAATKPNTDFITDLWPEPALDGCLVTGGEDVGYFPPNRRWRDETQPCVYGDPDASESIVIIGGSHMEHWFAPIDAYGKKHGYRVVVLLRQGCPATLEPIHGVGDICVPWTFEALQKIDEVQPEMVFTTSTRPLFQADPPQPGDYTPDGYVSFFTALQEREIDFFAIRDNPWALREDLSQFSPSVCDEANEDCTIHRKTALNAENPAEEILANFPNGHSLDFSDIFCGPTTCRNVIGNIYVYRDSNHITDELAATFSAEMGRQIQESLRG
- the ffh gene encoding signal recognition particle protein; this encodes MFESLSDRLTGALRGLGGKGRLTEADINATAREIRLALLEADVSLEVVRTFIKRIKERANEIIGSQTVNPANQIIEVVNEELINILGGETRRLNMSKQPPTVIMLAGLQGAGKTTLAGKLARYLTDQGHTPVLVACDLQRPGAVQQLEIVAERAGVPCFAPFPGTSLDSTHEMGTSEDNPVDAAFRGLAYARQHRHDVVIIDTAGRLGIDEVLMKQARDIRDAINPHEVLFVIDSMIGQDAVETAKAFRDGVDFTGVVLTKLDGDARGGAALSIREVTGKPILFASTGEKLEDFDVFHPDRMASRILGMGDLKTLVEVASKEIDHEQAAKSAQKIGSGELTLEDFLEQMMMVRKMGPIGNILKMLPGGAEMSKAAEMVDEKQLDRIEAIIRGMTPEERENPKILNASRRRRIANGSGVSVSEVNQLIERFNEARKMMAQMAGRFGMGGGRPSNRKAKRGRKGKGKNKRKGANRGPTPPKAMRGGGMPGMQGMPGMPSMAELQKLQKQMGNQLPEGMEGFDLNNLDFGQGKK
- the ftsY gene encoding signal recognition particle-docking protein FtsY is translated as MTPTQWILLVVAIVVIIALLFVVGYVRRKNQRISFAKEDTKELTQQEKSGNYQATSGFNFAPAGSGTDTREKQPVEKPMPKPVEKPIEKQVPEPVEKRADEPVDKSTDGSLLKPEGQLPIPDNPTEMEGDHDRVMREIPIDLPTAGEEESEPEPEPQPEPQAEPEVEVVSAPEPVPEPEPTPEPEPTPEPTPEPTPEPEPTPEPEAEQQIDSIDPAEGRLGRLRGRLSRSQNAIGQSVLGILGAGDLDEDAWEEVEDILVMADLGAAATQRVVDKLRERIASQKVSTEEQARALLREVLIEECKPEMDRSIRALPHEGKPAVILVVGVNGTGKTTTTGKLARVLVAGGHHVVLGAADTFRAAAADQLETWGRRVGAETVRGAEGADPASIAFEAVAHGIESGADVVLIDTAGRLHTKVGLMDQLDKIKRVVEKKAQVDEVILVLDATVGQNGLLQARTFRDVVDITGVALTKLDGTAKGGIVFQVQNELGVPVKLVGLGEGADHLAPFEPESFVDALLGGRK